One genomic segment of Musa acuminata AAA Group cultivar baxijiao chromosome BXJ3-3, Cavendish_Baxijiao_AAA, whole genome shotgun sequence includes these proteins:
- the LOC135634389 gene encoding vacuolar cation/proton exchanger 1a-like: MASTGYEAARRLEAGNPKGGASSRTAHGHGHGHGRTAHNMSSSSLRKKSDLSLLSKVRCGLLRTILTNLQEIFLGTKLFILFPAVPLAIAANYLHFGRAWLFALSLLGLTPLAERVSFLTEQIAYYTGPTVGGLLNATCGNATELIIALFALHRGKIEVVKCSLVGSILSNLLLVLGSSLFLGGIANLHKEQSFDRKQADVNTGLLLLGALCHILLLAFDHAVSSGEQAADAAPRLWLSRACSIVMLLAYVAYLFFQLKTHRQLYESEEEEDNDTDHAVAQDEAVIGLPSALAWLLGMTAVIAILSEYVVATIEAASDSWGISVSFISIILLPIVGNAAEHAGAIIFAFKNKLDITLGVSLGSATQISMFVVPLSVIVAWTMGIKMDLDLELLETGSLIMAILITAFTLQDGTSHYLKGLVPLLCYLAIGACFFVSKSPANQIHDVNAGVLTT, translated from the exons ATGGCATCGACGGGGTACGAGGCAGCGAGGCGCCTCGAGGCAGGCAACCCCAAAGGCGGCGCCAGCAGCCGCACCGCGCACGGCCACGGCCACGGCCACGGCCGCACCGCGCACAACATGTCCTCGTCGTCGCTGCGTAAGAAGTCGGACCTGTCGTTGTTGTCGAAGGTCCGCTGCGGCCTCCTCAGGACCATCCTCACCAACCTGCAGGAGATCTTCCTCGGCACCAAGCTCTTCATCCTCTTCCCCGCCGTCCCCCTCGCCATCGCCGCCAACTACCTCCATTTTGGACGC GCCTGGTTGTTTGCTTTGAGTCTGCTTGGCCTCACCCCTCTTGCCGAGCGTGTCAGCTTCCTCACAGA GCAAATCGCATATTACACCGGTCCTACTG TTGGTGGGCTGCTGAACGCAACCTGTGGCAACGCCACGGAGCTTATCATAGCTCTATTTGCGTTGCACCGTGGGAAGATCGAGGTGGTGAAGTGCTCCTTGGTTGGATCTATCCTATCAAACCTGCTGCTTGTTCTTGGATCCTCCCTCTTCCTTGGAGGCATCGCCAACCTGCACAAGGAACAGTCCTTCGACCGA AAGCAAGCTGATGTGAACACCGGTCTTCTGCTGCTGGGTGCGCTTTGCCACATCTTGTTGTTGGCGTTCGATCACGCAGTCAGCTCCGGCGAGCAAGCAGCGGACGCGGCTCCGAGATTGTGGCTGTCGAGGGCGTGCAGCATCGTCATGCTCCTCGCCTACGTCGCTTACCTTTTCTTCCAGCTGAAGACCCACCGCCAACTCTACGAGTCGGAAGAG GAGGAAGACAATGACACCGACCATGCGGTAGCTCAAGACGAGGCTGTCATCGGATTACCGAGCGCATTGGCTTGGTTGCTGGGCATGACGGCTGTGATTGCCATACTGTCTGAGTACGTTGTTGCAACCATTGAG GCTGCTTCGGATTCCTGGGGAATCTCTGTGAGTTTCATCAGCATTATCTTGCTCCCAATAGTTGGCAACGCAGCAGAGCATGCTGGTGCCATCATTTTTGCCTTCAAGAACAAGCTG GATATCACTCTTGGTGTTTCACTTGGATCAGCAACCCAGATCTCCATGTTTGTG GTTCCATTAAGTGTGATTGTAGCCTGGACAATGGGAATCAAGATGGATCTTGATCTTGAACTGCTGGAAACTGGCTCACTCATCATGGCAATACTGATAACAGCCTTCACTTTACAG GATGGCACTTCACACTACTTGAAAGGACTTGTACCCCTCCTTTGTTACCTGGCAATTGGTGCATGCTTCTTCGTGTCCAAATCACCAGCAA ATCAAATACATGATGTAAATGCTGGTGTTCTGACCACATAA
- the LOC135633912 gene encoding serine/threonine-protein kinase/endoribonuclease IRE1-like isoform X1, producing MLPSARSVAFFAVLLLGLLVSDVLTPVVLDPSAESESWGTAAAAAASASPLPSPPTPLLSLPAPPTSEIFVEEKWTDRPLSGDLVPVEESPPFVPDPKLALLLNSAESKEGRFFLALPNGTIYFMNKSTKPQWKLLIGQPLSYSWRSPSNDDPDYIVFSDSNGELYEYSKDVGIRKHNRTVEEYVQRAPVVEGSVITTGTKTSTFYVVDADSGELIYHDNEPFSLPTVGVPMAKEQSVASKLESGNATYITIIRTDYFLNSYDINNHLWSVMISRISAHNVGPGLTNTMYDEMEISSVSGRNIPVYFTGETDQLPKHKAMLPPSFSEPITGMWSGQDYEQSYECESASNCSLGIVTTSNMDHDQIVERLNDEHISLGGSRGLPTSPNGCPLGNCISARPKFPTAYSSFVDSRQRPRGPINWLYHEQECSNTSQNSLDDSNNYSINGHSHVQQGHGLSMQSIYGHSWLFILSVPIFVFCYFGLRKLFKHDKKYNDLKEKQSVIPKKRKSRKSGNLKNATISVSHERHTLSMKENAETNGHNQIQVNGSYSFIPDGDSDGRWVGRLFVTNIKIGHGSNGTVVFEGFYGGRPVAVKRLLRAHHDVAFKEIQNLIASDRHPNIVRWYGVEQDLDFVYISLERCICSLSDLICICSDSSSHSVSVENETSNSVIEGKVQLGLAEGIRKDVNLWRSNGLPSRQLLKIMRDVVSGLAHLHELGIIHRDLKPQNVLISNDGHLNAKLSDMGISKRLLEDMSSLSRNATGYGSSGWQAPEQLLHGRQTRAVDLFSLGCILFFCITKGKHPFGNHFERDANIINNRMDLFLVDHIPEAEHLLCQLLQPDPKMRLNAVEVLCHPLFWSSEARLSFLRDVSDRVELEDRENESELLKSLENSAPNAFGGKWDDKLDVAFITDMGRYRKYRFDSIRDLLRVIRNKFNHYRELPKELQETLGPVPEGFDMYFASRFPKLLIEVYKVVYRFCKEEDSLSKYFQSSSLL from the exons ATGCTCCCATCCGCGCGCTCCGTCGCTTTCTTCGCCGTGCTCCTGCTAGGGTTGCTCGTCTCCGACGTGTTGACGCCCGTGGTGCTTGATCCGTCGGCGGAGAGCGAATCTTGGGGTACCGCagctgccgccgctgcttctgcttcccctcttccttctcctcctactCCTTTGCTTTCTCTTCCTGCTCCGCCTACTAGCGAGATCTTCGTGGAAGAAAAATGGACCGACCGGCCATTGTCGGGGGACTTGGTACCGGTCGAGGAGTCTCCTCCTTTTGTCCCGGATCCCAAATTGGCGTTGCTATTGAATTCGGCTGAAAG TAAGGAGGGCAGATTCTTCCTCGCTTTGCCAAATGGTACCATCTATTTCATGAATAAATCTACAAAACCTCAGTGGAAGCTTTTGATAGGTCAGCCACTATCATATTCATGGAGATCTCCTTCAAATGATGATCCTGATTATATTGTGTTTTCTGATAGCAATGGGGAACTTTATGAATATAGCAAGGATGTTGGCATACGG AAACATAACCGGACAGTGGAGGAATATGTCCAGAGAGCACCTGTGGTTGAAGGATCAGTTATCACCACTGGGACAAAGACATCAACTTTTTATGTTGTTGATGCTGATAGTGGGGAGTTAATTTATCATGATAATGAGCCTTTTAGTTTGCCAACTGTTGGGGTTCCCATGGCTAAAGAACAGTCAGTTGCATCCAAGCTAGAGTCTGGCAATGCTACTTATATTACCATTATAAGAACAGATTATTTTCTGAATAGTTATGATATAAATAATCATTTATGGAGTGTGATGATTTCTCGTATCAGTGCTCATAATGTTGGCCCCGGACTGACAAATACCATGTATGATGAAATGGAAATATCATCCGTGTCCGGAAGAAATATTCCTGTCTACTTTACTGGAGAGACTGATCAACTACCTAAACACAAGGCTATGCTCCCTCCCTCATTTTCTGAACCAATTACTGGGATGTGGTCTGGACAAGACTATGAGCAATCTTATGAATGCGAATCAGCCAGTAACTGTTCCTTAGGAATTGTCACAACTTCCAATATGGACCATGACCAGATAGTGGAGAGACTAAACGATGAACATATTTCTTTAGGTGGATCACGAGGCTTGCCTACTTCCCCAAATGGATGTCCACTGGGAAATTGCATTTCTGCTAGGCCAAAATTTCCTACGGCATATTCTAGTTTTGTAGACTCAAGACAGAGACCTAGAGGTCCCATCAACTGGCTTTATCACGAACAAGAGTGTTCTAATACATCACAGAACTCATTGGATGATTCAAATAATTATTCAATCAACGGACATTCTCATGTTCAGCAAGGCCATGGCTTGTCAATGCAATCTATTTATGGTCATAGTTGGCTATTTATTCTCTCTGTGCCTATATTTGTGTTTTGCTATTTTGGGTTGAGAAAGCTGTTCAagcatgataaaaaatataatgatttGAAGGAAAAGCAATCTGTCATTCCTAAGAAGAGGAAATCCCGGAAGTCTGGAAACTTGAAAAATGCTACCATCAGTGTTAGTCATGAGAGACATACTTTATCCATGAAAGAGAATGCTGAAACCAATGGGCATAATCAAATTCAGGTCAATGGAAGTTATTCATTCATACCTGATGGTGATAGTGATGGGCGTTGGGTTGGAAGACTTTTTGTTACAAATATTAAAATCGGTCACGGGAGCAATGGTACAGTCGTCTTTGAAGGATTTTATGGTGGTCGTCCAGTTGCTGTAAAACGGCTTCTTCGTGCACATCATGATGTTGCCTTTAAAGAGATTCAGAATCTTATTGCATCTGATCGACACCCAAATATTGTTCGGTGGTATGGAGTAGAACAAGATTTGGATTTTGTGTATATCTCACTGGAGCGTTGTATTTGCAGCCTAAGTGACCTAATATGCATATGCTCAGATTCTTCTTCACATTCAGTATCTGTGGAAAATGAAACTTCAAACTCTGTGATTGAAGGCAAAGTTCAATTAGGCTTGGCAGAAGGTATCAGAAAGGATGTTAATTTGTGGAGATCAAATGGGCTTCCTTCAAGGCAACTCTTAAAGATAATGAG AGATGTAGTTTCTGgccttgcacatctacatgaactTGGAATCATACACCGGGATCTAAAGCCTCAAAATGTGCTAATAAGCAATGACGGACATCTTAACGCCAAGCTTTCTGATATGGGTATAAGCAAACGCCTACTTGAAGACATGTCTTCATTGAGCCGTAATGCTACTG GATATGGTAGCTCTGGTTGGCAAGCACCTGAACAACTTCTTCATGGGCGTCAAACACGAGCTGTGGATTTGTTCAGTTTGGGTTGCATACTATTCTTTTGTATTACCAAGGGAAAACATCCATTTGGCAATCATTTTGAAAGGGATGCAAACATTATTAACAATCGCATGGACCTCTTCTTGGTGGATCATATACCAGAAGCTGAACATTTACTTTGTCAACTGTTACAGCCTGACCCAAAGATGAG GCTGAATGCAGTAGAAGTATTGTGTCACCCTCTTTTTTGGAGTTCTGAGGCACGACTTTCATTTTTACGAGATGTAAGCGATCGAGTTGAATTAGAAGACAGAGAAAATGAATCGGAGCTGCTAAAATCGTTAGAAAATAGTGCGCCAAATGCATTTGGTGGGAAATGGGATGATAAGTTAGATGTTGCATTCATTACAGACATGGGTCGGTACAGAAAATATCGTTTTGATTCCATACGTGACCTTCTACGAGTAAtaagaaataagtttaatcatTACCGGGAACTTCCAAAAGAACTCCAG GAAACTCTTGGACCTGTTCCTGAAGGATTTGATATGTACTTTGCAAGTCGATTCCCAAAGCTCCTAATTGAAGTCTACAAAGTGGTTTACCGATTCTGTAAGGAAGAGGATTCCCTTAGCAAGTATTTCCAAAGTAGCAGCCTTTTGTAG
- the LOC103979929 gene encoding pentatricopeptide repeat-containing protein At5g16860 yields MAAVIASAPPQPLPKIPHPVPIPGRLPACIRRSQDRPHNRRRTLHSAPAEWPLDQRIRESLAILDLMETQSISPDPELLAALLKSCADAGTLRLGRVVHDKATQAGLQSHPLVANTLVLLYGRCGQLGLARRLFDEMTARNVVSWTTIISVYHHAGFPHDALDLYRSMLMDGGVRPNVFTFTIALNCCASVEDLDLGVRIHEDIVKDGCDGDEFIIVALIDMYAKCGRVNDAREVFDRVTNPSVEACTAMIEGYNGNGEAKKAMDVMRRMFRTGLSSEAASKLGFASMIRSCAMELALRQGQEIHARIIKFGHQPGSKALSTLADLYESSDRMIAAKHVFDCLVVKDLDLWARMVSGFARNEQYVDALKLYVEMVAQDARLNPQIMSLAIKACIGMSGLEEGKQMHGILVKVSHLLDESVISSLAELYRSCGEYETAQKLLKNN; encoded by the coding sequence ATGGCGGCCGTGATCGCCTCAGCGCCGCCGCAGCCACTCCCCAAGATCCCCCACCCTGTCCCTATTCCCGGCCGCCTCCCTGCTTGCATCCGCCGGTCTCAAGACCGCCCCCACAACCGCCGCCGCACCCTCCACTCCGCCCCTGCCGAGTGGCCGCTCGATCAGCGGATCCGGGAGTCGCTGGCCATCCTCGACCTCATGGAAACCCAGTCCATCTCCCCCGATCCGGAACTCCTCGCCGCCCTTCTCAAGAGCTGCGCCGATGCCGGCACGCTCCGCCTCGGCCGCGTCGTCCACGACAAGGCTACCCAGGCCGGCCTCCAGTCCCACCCCCTGGTCGCCAACACCTTGGTTCTCCTCTACGGCAGGTGCGGCCAACTCGGTCTCGCTCGTCGCCTGTTCGACGAAATGACCGCTCGGAATGTCGTCTCTTGGACCACCATCATTTCCGTGTACCACCACGCCGGCTTCCCTCACGACGCGCTCGACTTGTATCGCTCTATGCTTATGGATGGAGGAGTACGGCCGAACGTCTTTACTTTCACGATCGCTCTGAATTGCTGCGCCAGCGTGGAAGACTTGGACTTGGGTGTTAGAATCCATGAAGACATTGTGAAGGATGGATGTGATGGTGATGAGTTCATCATCGTCGCACTGATTGACATGTACGCCAAGTGCGGACGCGTGAATGATGCTCGCGAGGTGTTCGACCGTGTGACCAACCCATCGGTCGAGGCTTGCACAGCTATGATTGAAGGGTACAATGGCAACGGCGAGGCAAAGAAGGCAATGGATGTCATGAGGAGGATGTTCCGAACTGGGCTGAGCAGTGAGGCCGCTAGTAAATTGGGGTTTGCATCGATGATCAGGTCATGCGCCATGGAGTTGGCTCTGAGACAGGGGCAGGAGATCCACGCACGCATCATCAAGTTTGGGCATCAACCGGGTTCAAAAGCTCTAAGTACATTGGCTGATTTGTATGAAAGTAGTGATAGAATGATTGCGGCCAAGCATGTTTTCGACTGTTTGGTAGTGAAAGATCTCGATTTGTGGGCGAGAATGGTTTCTGGATTTGCGAGGAATGAACAATACGTCGATGCTTTGAAGCTTTACGTCGAAATGGTAGCTCAGGATGCCAGATTGAATCCTCAAATCATGTCTTTGGCCATCAAGGCATGCATAGGGATGTCAGGCCTCGAGGAAGGGAAACAAATGCATGGTATACTGGTCAAAGTGAGTCACTTGTTGGATGAGTCCGTTATTAGCAGTCTTGCAGAGTTGTATAGAAGTTGCGGAGAGTATGAAACAGCTCAGAAGCTACTGAAGAATAATTGA
- the LOC135633912 gene encoding serine/threonine-protein kinase/endoribonuclease IRE1-like isoform X2: MLPSARSVAFFAVLLLGLLVSDVLTPVVLDPSAESESWGTAAAAAASASPLPSPPTPLLSLPAPPTSEIFVEEKWTDRPLSGDLVPVEESPPFVPDPKLALLLNSAESKEGRFFLALPNGTIYFMNKSTKPQWKLLIGQPLSYSWRSPSNDDPDYIVFSDSNGELYEYSKDVGIRKHNRTVEEYVQRAPVVEGSVITTGTKTSTFYVVDADSGELIYHDNEPFSLPTVGVPMAKEQSVASKLESGNATYITIIRTDYFLNSYDINNHLWSVMISRISAHNVGPGLTNTMYDEMEISSVSGRNIPVYFTGETDQLPKHKAMLPPSFSEPITGMWSGQDYEQSYECESASNCSLGIVTTSNMDHDQIVERLNDEHISLGGSRGLPTSPNGCPLGNCISARPKFPTAYSSFVDSRQRPRGPINWLYHEQECSNTSQNSLDDSNNYSINGHSHVQQGHGLSMQSIYGHSWLFILSVPIFVFCYFGLRKLFKHDKKYNDLKEKQSVIPKKRKSRKSGNLKNATISVSHERHTLSMKENAETNGHNQIQVNGSYSFIPDGDSDGRWVGRLFVTNIKIGHGSNGTVVFEGFYGGRPVAVKRLLRAHHDVAFKEIQNLIASDRHPNIVRWYGVEQDLDFVYISLERCICSLSDLICICSDSSSHSVSVENETSNSVIEGKVQLGLAEGIRKDVNLWRSNGLPSRQLLKIMRDVVSGLAHLHELGIIHRDLKPQNVLISNDGHLNAKLSDMGISKRLLEDMSSLSRNATGYGSSGWQAPEQLLHGRQTRAVDLFSLGCILFFCITKGKHPFGNHFERDANIINNRMDLFLVDHIPEAEHLLCQLLQPDPKMRLNAVEVLCHPLFWSSEARLSFLRDVSDRVELEDRENESELLKSLENSAPNAFGGKWDDKLDVAFITDMGRYRKYRFDSIRDLLRVIRNKFNHYRELPKELQETLGPVPEGFDMYFASRFPKLLIEVYKVVYRFSCTARRLC, translated from the exons ATGCTCCCATCCGCGCGCTCCGTCGCTTTCTTCGCCGTGCTCCTGCTAGGGTTGCTCGTCTCCGACGTGTTGACGCCCGTGGTGCTTGATCCGTCGGCGGAGAGCGAATCTTGGGGTACCGCagctgccgccgctgcttctgcttcccctcttccttctcctcctactCCTTTGCTTTCTCTTCCTGCTCCGCCTACTAGCGAGATCTTCGTGGAAGAAAAATGGACCGACCGGCCATTGTCGGGGGACTTGGTACCGGTCGAGGAGTCTCCTCCTTTTGTCCCGGATCCCAAATTGGCGTTGCTATTGAATTCGGCTGAAAG TAAGGAGGGCAGATTCTTCCTCGCTTTGCCAAATGGTACCATCTATTTCATGAATAAATCTACAAAACCTCAGTGGAAGCTTTTGATAGGTCAGCCACTATCATATTCATGGAGATCTCCTTCAAATGATGATCCTGATTATATTGTGTTTTCTGATAGCAATGGGGAACTTTATGAATATAGCAAGGATGTTGGCATACGG AAACATAACCGGACAGTGGAGGAATATGTCCAGAGAGCACCTGTGGTTGAAGGATCAGTTATCACCACTGGGACAAAGACATCAACTTTTTATGTTGTTGATGCTGATAGTGGGGAGTTAATTTATCATGATAATGAGCCTTTTAGTTTGCCAACTGTTGGGGTTCCCATGGCTAAAGAACAGTCAGTTGCATCCAAGCTAGAGTCTGGCAATGCTACTTATATTACCATTATAAGAACAGATTATTTTCTGAATAGTTATGATATAAATAATCATTTATGGAGTGTGATGATTTCTCGTATCAGTGCTCATAATGTTGGCCCCGGACTGACAAATACCATGTATGATGAAATGGAAATATCATCCGTGTCCGGAAGAAATATTCCTGTCTACTTTACTGGAGAGACTGATCAACTACCTAAACACAAGGCTATGCTCCCTCCCTCATTTTCTGAACCAATTACTGGGATGTGGTCTGGACAAGACTATGAGCAATCTTATGAATGCGAATCAGCCAGTAACTGTTCCTTAGGAATTGTCACAACTTCCAATATGGACCATGACCAGATAGTGGAGAGACTAAACGATGAACATATTTCTTTAGGTGGATCACGAGGCTTGCCTACTTCCCCAAATGGATGTCCACTGGGAAATTGCATTTCTGCTAGGCCAAAATTTCCTACGGCATATTCTAGTTTTGTAGACTCAAGACAGAGACCTAGAGGTCCCATCAACTGGCTTTATCACGAACAAGAGTGTTCTAATACATCACAGAACTCATTGGATGATTCAAATAATTATTCAATCAACGGACATTCTCATGTTCAGCAAGGCCATGGCTTGTCAATGCAATCTATTTATGGTCATAGTTGGCTATTTATTCTCTCTGTGCCTATATTTGTGTTTTGCTATTTTGGGTTGAGAAAGCTGTTCAagcatgataaaaaatataatgatttGAAGGAAAAGCAATCTGTCATTCCTAAGAAGAGGAAATCCCGGAAGTCTGGAAACTTGAAAAATGCTACCATCAGTGTTAGTCATGAGAGACATACTTTATCCATGAAAGAGAATGCTGAAACCAATGGGCATAATCAAATTCAGGTCAATGGAAGTTATTCATTCATACCTGATGGTGATAGTGATGGGCGTTGGGTTGGAAGACTTTTTGTTACAAATATTAAAATCGGTCACGGGAGCAATGGTACAGTCGTCTTTGAAGGATTTTATGGTGGTCGTCCAGTTGCTGTAAAACGGCTTCTTCGTGCACATCATGATGTTGCCTTTAAAGAGATTCAGAATCTTATTGCATCTGATCGACACCCAAATATTGTTCGGTGGTATGGAGTAGAACAAGATTTGGATTTTGTGTATATCTCACTGGAGCGTTGTATTTGCAGCCTAAGTGACCTAATATGCATATGCTCAGATTCTTCTTCACATTCAGTATCTGTGGAAAATGAAACTTCAAACTCTGTGATTGAAGGCAAAGTTCAATTAGGCTTGGCAGAAGGTATCAGAAAGGATGTTAATTTGTGGAGATCAAATGGGCTTCCTTCAAGGCAACTCTTAAAGATAATGAG AGATGTAGTTTCTGgccttgcacatctacatgaactTGGAATCATACACCGGGATCTAAAGCCTCAAAATGTGCTAATAAGCAATGACGGACATCTTAACGCCAAGCTTTCTGATATGGGTATAAGCAAACGCCTACTTGAAGACATGTCTTCATTGAGCCGTAATGCTACTG GATATGGTAGCTCTGGTTGGCAAGCACCTGAACAACTTCTTCATGGGCGTCAAACACGAGCTGTGGATTTGTTCAGTTTGGGTTGCATACTATTCTTTTGTATTACCAAGGGAAAACATCCATTTGGCAATCATTTTGAAAGGGATGCAAACATTATTAACAATCGCATGGACCTCTTCTTGGTGGATCATATACCAGAAGCTGAACATTTACTTTGTCAACTGTTACAGCCTGACCCAAAGATGAG GCTGAATGCAGTAGAAGTATTGTGTCACCCTCTTTTTTGGAGTTCTGAGGCACGACTTTCATTTTTACGAGATGTAAGCGATCGAGTTGAATTAGAAGACAGAGAAAATGAATCGGAGCTGCTAAAATCGTTAGAAAATAGTGCGCCAAATGCATTTGGTGGGAAATGGGATGATAAGTTAGATGTTGCATTCATTACAGACATGGGTCGGTACAGAAAATATCGTTTTGATTCCATACGTGACCTTCTACGAGTAAtaagaaataagtttaatcatTACCGGGAACTTCCAAAAGAACTCCAG GAAACTCTTGGACCTGTTCCTGAAGGATTTGATATGTACTTTGCAAGTCGATTCCCAAAGCTCCTAATTGAAGTCTACAAAGTGGTTTACCGATTCT CTTGCACCGCGAGAAGGCTCTGTTGA